From the Juglans microcarpa x Juglans regia isolate MS1-56 chromosome 7D, Jm3101_v1.0, whole genome shotgun sequence genome, the window CCCCTGTTGGGAATCATGGGAGACTCTCTTGACTGCAATTTGCTCGTTAGAAGGAAGTGTTCCTCTATAAACCTTTCCAAAACCTCCTTCTCCAATAATCTCTTTGGCTTTGAAACCTTTGGTTGCCTTGTAGAGACTATTATAGCTGAACCTGTGAGTACCATACTCACTTTCCCACTCTTCACGTACTTCTTCAAATTTCTTCCTCCTAAAATAGTATGCAGCTCCAGTTATCGTTATCAGCACAACCACTACTACTATGAGAAGAGCCCGGATCACTACTATTcgtttctctttttgtttcctGCCTGGGGGAAGTGTAGGGAGTCTCGAAATGTCGAGGCTTTGTGCTTGCCCACTTTTATTAAAGCTCCATCCAAGAATGTAGTGGTCACTTGCAACTGTACCTGTGGAAGCAGAGAAACCAACATACATAGATTCCAACACGATCTCAGACAGATTGATCGGCCTTGACAAGAGAGGCCAGTTTGGTTTGGGGGTTCTAATTGGGGCCAGTGTTACATTCAACAACTTTTCTGCTTCGTCATAGTCTATCCAAAGTTGCATTGGATTCCCACTTATGAGCTCCAAGCTTATATTCCTCCTTTCGTCATTGGAATAATATGTTGCAGGAGCTGATTCAAGTGATCTTAGGTCATTCACATCAATTCCCACATGGTTGTTGTCAATATCTTCAAATTCAGCACTCTCAACAGGATCAAGCTCGATGGCCAATATGTGGTTGGAAGTATGACcgttatttgaaaaattgaagagTCCCAGGTATGCCGCTGTTGTAGCATCAAAGTTCCTCGAGGGACTGATGGCGAAGGCTATGCCATGTCCACCGAGTTCTGGTTCTTGAGGAACCATGGCAAACACAATGTttgtagaaaatgaaagagacgAAATCGTGCTGAACTTTACAGGAAATTGGTAGAAAGCATAACCAACTTGCTGGTTTGAAATGTTGGTTAGCTGCAACAGACCATTAGGGTGAATTTTTGCGCTTCCATCAAGAGATAGATTGGCTTGACTGAAGCCATTGTAGATGAATTGGCTTTCATCTTGAGCAAAGTTCAAGGGAATATTGGATACATAGAGAATCATTAGAAGATGAAGTGATCTAAGAACTATAGCCATTGGGAAAAGTGGGAAGATGGTGCCTTTCTGTGACAGAGGTATTTCACTTGTTCAAATGTCTCAAACTCctgagaaatgaaatgagtttttttctttGCCAATGTGCCATGGTATAGTCAGCATCTGTGTTCCCATTGGTAACCAgtcaattattttgatttgaagaGTAGTTTTGACAACTTCTCAATTTGATTGCACAAATGTCATTTCGATCACCCTAATATATACTCTTTGCATTTATCTACACACATGCTCAAGACTTTGGATGTCCTGGTTTATTTGTTCTGGGTTTCGACGTGCCGCCTTGACTTTCATTTATCTACACAAAGAACCCCACTAGATGAACGTACGCTTGATTAAGCGGTTGAGATAGAGATGATTTGTTTTCAAATggactttttttctttatgaatagtcCTCTGGATATGCCAGCAAAAAATATCTGAGTTGCCATTTCCATAGTCATGAGTGACGTCCAGACCAACTACCCTCCGAAGAGTATAGAGATTAGAGGATCAACTAGAATCTGCGATGAGGGATTGCTTTCCATGGCAAAAACAGAACAGTCTCAACTTTGGTCATATCATTTTGGTCAATAACCTAAAAAGTTGTGTATGACCTTTGCTGAATCCCAAGAACCTCCAAGCAAGTGGTAATACCATATGTAGTTTTAGCATGCCTGAAGGTCAATGGCAGAGAAAAATTGCCGAAGAAATAAACTCGCGCTCAATGGATGTAGTTTCTATTATATTCTTTTAAGGGCTTTTATGAGTGCTATTTTTTAGgggtctttttatttttatgggctttGGGTGGCATAAGAGGTTTTTATCTATATGATTGGTTTACATGGTCTAGAATGGGGAAAGCGGTGCCACTCGTTTGATTTAACTGATCCATCCTGAGGGCCTGAACGAGAAGTGTTATAACTATAAAgagaattcataaaaataaatttacttatttatatgattttatataatatattagatctattttttaataaaaataattttatttttataatttaacataccacatcaaactgcatcagtttataaatttatttttatatatattatctcatTACGGTTGAAACCTTTCTCTTCTAATGATACATGTATCTTTGAAATCTCTTGActtcacttttaaaaatataaattcaataaCAGGAAAGGTTCACATGTCGTTGCATTgatttcgacatttttgaaTTTACAGATCTGTAGAAACAGTTTATTGGTAAACAtgtacaactttttcaaacattACTGGAAATGATTTATGCAAACTACTTATTGATTCCTAAAATTACTACACAGAAAAATTTGTTTCAGTATTAACAGTTGCATTTCTCTCTCAATTGGCTTGGAGTATTCttcctctattttcttcttccccaacTACAATAGAGAAAAAAGACTGAGATATGGATTATTTTGCCATAAAGAAAAGAGGGCT encodes:
- the LOC121239132 gene encoding probable L-type lectin-domain containing receptor kinase I.6, which translates into the protein MAIVLRSLHLLMILYVSNIPLNFAQDESQFIYNGFSQANLSLDGSAKIHPNGLLQLTNISNQQVGYAFYQFPVKFSTISSLSFSTNIVFAMVPQEPELGGHGIAFAISPSRNFDATTAAYLGLFNFSNNGHTSNHILAIELDPVESAEFEDIDNNHVGIDVNDLRSLESAPATYYSNDERRNISLELISGNPMQLWIDYDEAEKLLNVTLAPIRTPKPNWPLLSRPINLSEIVLESMYVGFSASTGTVASDHYILGWSFNKSGQAQSLDISRLPTLPPGRKQKEKRIVVIRALLIVVVVVLITITGAAYYFRRKKFEEVREEWESEYGTHRFSYNSLYKATKGFKAKEIIGEGGFGKVYRGTLPSNEQIAVKRVSHDSQQGMKEFVAEIISMGRLRHRNLVRLLGYCRRKGELLLIYDYMPHGSLDRFLYSNGRRHLNWLQRFQILRGVASGLLYLHEGWEQIVIHRDIKAGNVLLDNEMNGRLGDFGLARLYDHDTNSQTTLVAGTVGYLAPELTRTGRATTYTDVYAFGAFMLEVACGRRPIERMGMSEELVLVDWVFECWSKGDILGASDPRLEGNYVVEEMVLVLKIGLLCSHVNPAARPSMRRVMQFLNGDADLPNIPYDSASFGTFSSSETLDFLWSPPSSFVQSSDPSMSSTVSILKGGC